One Actinospica robiniae DSM 44927 genomic region harbors:
- a CDS encoding DUF1453 family protein, with the protein MSVISILAVVGIIVYVVIRQTQGEMLRARRAILLPVVLTVVGFTDLRSAQEHHFQSVDILWLTIGCVGSALIGFAFGAITRLESRDGYLWARLPLTGLWLWGALLVWRGLVMVLAGSMHAHVAASASTLLFSLGVNRLAQAAVIVPRALATGVPFAPEEGGAGLLGGLLDGGPARDRRR; encoded by the coding sequence GTGTCCGTCATCAGCATCCTGGCCGTCGTCGGGATCATCGTGTACGTCGTCATCCGGCAGACCCAGGGCGAGATGTTGCGCGCGAGGAGGGCGATCCTGCTTCCGGTGGTTCTGACGGTGGTCGGTTTCACCGATCTGCGCTCGGCCCAGGAGCACCACTTCCAGAGCGTCGACATCCTCTGGCTCACGATCGGGTGCGTCGGATCCGCGTTGATCGGATTCGCCTTCGGCGCGATCACCCGGCTGGAATCGCGCGACGGCTACCTGTGGGCGAGACTCCCGCTGACCGGACTGTGGTTGTGGGGCGCGTTGCTGGTCTGGCGCGGGCTCGTCATGGTGCTCGCCGGCTCGATGCACGCGCACGTCGCGGCCTCGGCGTCGACGTTGCTGTTCAGCCTCGGGGTCAACCGGCTCGCACAGGCCGCGGTGATCGTGCCGCGGGCGCTCGCGACGGGCGTGCCGTTCGCGCCGGAGGAGGGCGGGGCCGGCCTTCTCGGCGGCCTGCTCGACGGCGGCCCGGCTCGTGATCGCCGCCGATGA